One Synechococcus sp. CC9605 genomic window carries:
- a CDS encoding lysophospholipid acyltransferase family protein, translating to MSHSSLVRTPKPSLTYRLVSSLLVFPVFRLLFRGSTAGNNRVPRQGPLVVVANHGSHLDPPLLGHALGRPVAFMAKAELFSIPLLGRVIQACGAYPVRRGASDREAIRTATARLEEGWATGVFLDGTRQNDGRINNPLPGAALLAARTGAPLLPVAICNSHRALGSGRSWPRLVPIQLRIGDPIPAPASRRRPDLDATTALLQERINALLDQGPQHP from the coding sequence GTGAGTCACTCCAGCCTCGTCCGCACCCCCAAGCCAAGCCTCACCTACCGGCTGGTCAGCAGCCTGCTGGTGTTCCCAGTCTTCCGCTTGCTGTTCCGCGGATCGACCGCCGGCAACAATCGAGTGCCCAGGCAAGGGCCCCTCGTGGTGGTGGCCAACCATGGCTCGCACCTGGACCCGCCCCTGCTAGGTCATGCTCTGGGGCGCCCCGTGGCCTTCATGGCCAAGGCGGAACTGTTCAGCATCCCGCTGCTGGGACGCGTGATCCAAGCCTGTGGTGCTTACCCCGTGCGGCGGGGTGCCAGCGATCGCGAAGCGATCCGCACAGCCACGGCTCGCCTCGAAGAAGGCTGGGCCACTGGGGTGTTTCTGGACGGCACCCGACAGAACGATGGCCGGATCAACAACCCACTCCCCGGAGCGGCCCTGCTGGCGGCGCGCACGGGAGCCCCGCTGCTGCCGGTGGCCATCTGCAACAGCCACCGCGCCTTGGGCAGCGGGCGCAGCTGGCCGCGCTTGGTGCCGATTCAGCTGCGCATCGGCGACCCCATCCCAGCCCCGGCCAGTCGCCGCAGGCCTGATCTGGATGCCACCACCGCTCTGCTGCAGGAACGCATCAACGCCCTGCTGGATCAGGGTCCGCAGCATCCCTGA
- a CDS encoding YdcF family protein — MAGVRTGLLLGAGLMVWLLGPGPLSPYRRALLDRSPPQLVLVLGGDVDRERLGARLARQLDLPLLVSGGSNREYAEWMLSEERFNPDRVTLDYRARDTLSNFTSVVDELQADGVRHVLLVTSEDHLPRSMAVGQVVAGSRGIQLSGVPVACREDCAQEGRLKQWSDWLRAVAWVMTGRDLRDAADPDPAGR; from the coding sequence ATGGCGGGCGTGCGTACCGGGCTGCTACTGGGAGCTGGTCTGATGGTCTGGCTGTTGGGGCCCGGCCCGTTGTCGCCCTATCGGCGGGCTCTGTTGGATCGCAGCCCGCCGCAGCTGGTGCTGGTGCTCGGTGGGGATGTGGACCGGGAACGACTGGGTGCCCGGTTGGCCCGTCAGCTCGACCTGCCCCTGCTGGTGAGCGGCGGCAGCAACCGTGAGTACGCCGAATGGATGCTCAGTGAGGAGCGCTTCAATCCCGACCGCGTCACCCTGGATTACCGGGCCCGTGACACCCTCAGCAACTTCACGTCGGTGGTGGATGAGCTGCAGGCGGATGGCGTTCGCCACGTGCTGCTGGTGACCAGCGAAGACCACCTGCCCCGCTCCATGGCGGTGGGCCAGGTGGTGGCCGGCAGCCGCGGAATTCAGCTCAGCGGCGTTCCCGTGGCCTGCCGCGAAGACTGCGCCCAGGAGGGGCGCCTCAAACAATGGAGTGATTGGCTTCGCGCGGTTGCGTGGGTGATGACAGGTCGCGACCTCAGGGATGCTGCGGACCCTGATCCAGCAGGGCGTTGA
- the tsaB gene encoding tRNA (adenosine(37)-N6)-threonylcarbamoyltransferase complex dimerization subunit type 1 TsaB: MTALPLLLALHSCSDCFGMALLDPQQPGAEPLVQVHPDGRGLSNSLISRVQALLPPERWSQLQGLAVATGPGGFTGTRLTVVMARTLAQQLDCPLLGVSSYALMAPRLEGQLPKAMQGEPFWITQELPRRGVVGGEYRITAGQVHELSLPTLLPQGASPQPAVEVQLDVEADVAQLLKLLQHSHAAGASMPWAEVLPIYPTSPVGQV; the protein is encoded by the coding sequence ATGACGGCTCTGCCGCTGCTGCTTGCCCTGCACAGCTGCTCCGATTGCTTCGGCATGGCACTGCTGGATCCCCAGCAGCCCGGGGCAGAGCCTCTGGTGCAGGTCCATCCTGATGGCCGGGGCCTGTCCAACAGCTTGATTTCGCGGGTTCAGGCGCTCCTCCCGCCTGAGCGTTGGTCCCAGTTGCAGGGCCTTGCTGTGGCGACGGGACCCGGTGGCTTCACCGGCACCCGCCTAACGGTGGTGATGGCCCGCACCCTGGCGCAACAGCTGGATTGCCCCCTGCTGGGGGTGAGCAGTTATGCCCTGATGGCCCCACGTCTGGAGGGGCAATTGCCCAAAGCCATGCAGGGGGAACCGTTCTGGATCACCCAGGAGTTGCCCCGGCGGGGGGTGGTGGGTGGCGAATACCGGATCACGGCTGGGCAGGTGCATGAACTCAGCTTGCCGACCCTGCTGCCGCAGGGGGCATCACCCCAGCCCGCTGTTGAGGTGCAGCTTGATGTGGAGGCGGATGTGGCGCAGTTGCTGAAGCTGCTGCAGCACAGCCATGCTGCCGGGGCATCGATGCCCTGGGCTGAGGTTCTGCCGATCTACCCCACCTCCCCTGTTGGACAGGTCTGA
- a CDS encoding Ycf34 family protein, with protein MCICVDCSWVDRCQAYHAVERQHGVPHLAQTPDFEPDAPRIHVSVMDLPDGQAGIEWDVRSCSSFKADPGRWQRCRPGQELPR; from the coding sequence ATGTGCATCTGCGTGGATTGCAGCTGGGTCGACCGTTGTCAGGCCTACCACGCAGTTGAGCGTCAGCATGGTGTTCCGCATCTGGCCCAGACCCCGGATTTTGAGCCAGACGCGCCTCGCATTCACGTTTCGGTGATGGATCTCCCCGATGGCCAGGCCGGGATTGAGTGGGATGTGCGGTCCTGCTCCAGCTTCAAGGCGGATCCAGGGCGGTGGCAGCGTTGCCGTCCTGGACAAGAGCTGCCCCGATGA
- a CDS encoding tRNA nucleotidyltransferase, which yields MAQGSGDALLDQLRERLAPAQWPLPLARLPEGTALVGGAVRDGLLNRLQEQPDLDLVVPSDAIALTKALAQELDGTCVVLDAERNIARLVLGGWTVDIARQDGDRIEDDLWRRDYRLNAIAVSLQPWGELWDPTGGLNDLQQGCLTAVSQANLIDDPLRLLRGLRLMAEIPLTITSQTMGWIERHAARLPEAAPERILAELQRLVRGKHADAAIAALRSLPLLHPWAAAGQPPTPGNTEGLSSEETAAAVPLARLTALVSDEGLKQLRASRALRQRCKRLRSWQQRTGQAPESLSENDQLRLHEELEGDLPALALQLPMPEKGIWLRRWRDAEDPLFHPRTPIDGNGLLTALKVEPGPRLGRLLHHLKLEHAFGRIQTPSEALKEAQHFLTRESEAL from the coding sequence ATGGCCCAAGGCTCCGGCGACGCGTTACTTGACCAGCTGCGAGAGCGACTGGCGCCAGCCCAGTGGCCTCTCCCCCTGGCACGGCTGCCGGAGGGCACGGCGCTGGTGGGTGGCGCCGTGCGGGATGGCTTGCTGAACCGTCTCCAGGAGCAGCCGGATCTTGACCTGGTGGTCCCATCTGATGCCATCGCCCTGACCAAGGCCTTGGCCCAGGAGCTCGATGGCACCTGTGTGGTGCTGGACGCAGAACGGAACATTGCTCGGCTGGTGCTTGGGGGCTGGACGGTTGACATCGCCCGGCAGGACGGAGACCGCATCGAAGACGACCTCTGGCGGCGCGACTACCGGCTCAATGCCATCGCCGTGTCGCTCCAACCCTGGGGAGAGCTGTGGGATCCCACAGGGGGACTGAATGACCTCCAGCAGGGGTGCCTGACCGCCGTCTCGCAAGCCAACCTCATCGACGATCCTCTGCGGCTGCTGCGGGGATTGCGGCTGATGGCGGAAATCCCGCTAACCATCACCAGCCAGACCATGGGCTGGATTGAGCGCCACGCCGCACGGCTTCCGGAAGCAGCGCCGGAGCGGATCCTGGCGGAATTGCAGCGACTGGTGCGGGGCAAGCATGCTGACGCCGCGATTGCAGCCCTCAGGAGCCTGCCGTTGCTGCATCCCTGGGCGGCCGCAGGGCAACCTCCCACGCCCGGCAACACGGAAGGCCTGAGCAGCGAGGAAACCGCAGCAGCAGTGCCCTTGGCACGGCTGACGGCCCTGGTGAGCGATGAGGGCCTCAAGCAACTCCGGGCCAGTCGCGCTCTACGCCAACGCTGCAAACGGCTGCGGAGCTGGCAGCAACGCACCGGTCAGGCACCGGAGTCGCTATCCGAGAACGATCAACTCCGATTGCACGAGGAGCTGGAAGGGGATCTCCCCGCCTTGGCCCTGCAACTGCCCATGCCCGAGAAAGGGATCTGGCTGCGGCGATGGCGCGACGCTGAGGACCCTCTCTTCCACCCCAGAACTCCAATCGACGGCAACGGCCTGCTCACGGCCCTGAAGGTCGAACCCGGGCCCCGTCTCGGACGCCTGCTGCATCATCTGAAGCTTGAACATGCCTTTGGGCGCATCCAAACCCCAAGCGAAGCGCTGAAGGAGGCCCAACATTTCTTGACCCGTGAAAGCGAGGCTCTGTGA
- a CDS encoding RNA recognition motif domain-containing protein produces MSIRLYIGNLPQTFEEQELVALLKSVGEGIRFKSVLDRETGACRGFGFANVDDPKLADAVIEALNGKDFGGSALRVERSERRDNNAGGNRRGAPNAAGQPQVARKAVNKVVHSNAKNEGAPDPRWAGELSKLKDLLANQKTAV; encoded by the coding sequence ATGAGCATCCGCCTGTACATCGGCAACCTGCCGCAGACCTTTGAAGAACAGGAGCTGGTGGCTCTGCTCAAGTCGGTGGGAGAAGGGATCCGCTTCAAGTCGGTTCTCGACCGCGAAACCGGAGCATGCCGCGGTTTCGGCTTCGCCAACGTGGACGATCCGAAGCTGGCTGATGCCGTGATCGAAGCGCTGAACGGGAAGGATTTCGGCGGCAGCGCTCTGCGCGTCGAGCGCTCCGAGCGTCGCGACAACAATGCTGGCGGCAACCGTCGTGGGGCCCCCAACGCAGCCGGTCAGCCTCAAGTGGCCCGCAAGGCAGTGAACAAAGTGGTTCACTCCAATGCGAAGAACGAGGGCGCTCCCGACCCCCGCTGGGCCGGCGAGCTGTCCAAGCTCAAGGATCTCTTGGCCAACCAGAAGACGGCGGTTTGA
- a CDS encoding phytoene synthase, with protein sequence MPLASPDLDAAFEACRRETAEWAKTFYIGTLLLPPEKRRAIWAIYVWCRRTDELMDSPEAQARPVEELAERLDRWEEKTRALFDGRVEDDLDAVMVDTLERFPQGIQPYLDMIEGQRMDLTWTRYPRFEDLKLYCYRVAGTVGLMTQGVMGVDQAYTSAPWSDCPDTSDAAVSLGIANQLTNILRDVGEDRGRGRIYLPQEDLERFGYSEEELMAGTLNTAWRALMRFQLERARDWFARSEAGVRWLSADARWPVWTSLRLYRGILDEIERVDYDVFNHRAYVAKVNKLLDLPRSFLLAQSR encoded by the coding sequence ATGCCCCTCGCCTCCCCGGATCTCGACGCAGCCTTTGAGGCCTGCCGTCGGGAGACCGCCGAGTGGGCCAAGACGTTCTATATCGGCACCTTGCTTCTCCCTCCAGAGAAGCGGCGTGCCATCTGGGCGATTTATGTGTGGTGCCGGCGCACCGATGAACTGATGGACAGCCCGGAGGCCCAGGCGCGTCCGGTTGAAGAACTTGCTGAGCGGCTCGACCGCTGGGAGGAGAAGACCCGTGCTCTTTTTGATGGCCGGGTGGAGGATGACCTGGATGCGGTGATGGTGGACACCCTGGAGCGCTTTCCCCAGGGCATACAGCCCTATCTCGACATGATTGAGGGCCAGCGGATGGACCTCACCTGGACCCGTTACCCCCGCTTTGAAGACCTCAAGCTCTATTGCTATCGCGTGGCAGGCACTGTTGGCTTGATGACCCAGGGGGTGATGGGTGTCGACCAGGCCTACACCTCAGCCCCCTGGAGCGACTGTCCCGACACTTCCGATGCCGCCGTCTCCCTGGGGATCGCCAACCAACTCACCAACATCCTCCGGGATGTGGGGGAAGACCGGGGCCGTGGTCGTATCTATCTGCCGCAGGAAGATCTCGAGCGTTTCGGCTATTCCGAGGAGGAGTTGATGGCTGGAACCCTCAACACCGCCTGGCGTGCGTTGATGCGCTTTCAGCTGGAGCGGGCCCGCGATTGGTTTGCTCGCTCCGAAGCAGGAGTCCGTTGGCTGTCTGCCGATGCGCGCTGGCCGGTGTGGACGTCGCTTCGGCTCTACCGCGGCATCCTGGATGAAATCGAGCGGGTCGATTACGACGTGTTCAATCACCGTGCCTACGTGGCCAAGGTCAACAAGCTGCTTGATCTGCCCCGTTCATTCCTGTTGGCTCAGTCACGCTAA
- the pds gene encoding 15-cis-phytoene desaturase: MRVAIAGAGLAGLSCAKYLADAGHTPIVVESRDVLGGKVAAWKDEDGDWYETGLHIFFGAYPNMLQLFKELNIEDRLQWKSHSMIFNQQDEPGTYSRFDFPDLPAPVNGVAAILGNNDMLSWPEKISFGLGLVPAMLRGQGYVEECDKYSWTEWLRVHNIPERVNDEVFLAMSKALNFIDPDEISATVVLTALNRFLQEKNGSKMAFLDGAPPERLCQPVVEHIESLGGEVHLDSPLREIKLNADGSVAAFHIGGVKGKESFDLTADAYVSALPVDPFKLLLPEPWKQMEVFQKLDGLRGVPVINLHLWFDRKLTDIDHLLFSRSPLLSVYADMSITCREYEDPDKSMLELVFAPAKDWIGRPDEQIIEATMGELKKLFPIHFSGDNPATLRKYKVVKTPLSVYKTTPGCQELRPDQTTPIKNFFLAGDYTMQRYLASMEGAVLSGKLCAGAVDRKTGQLASSTSSSEPVTA, from the coding sequence ATGCGCGTCGCTATTGCCGGAGCTGGTCTTGCTGGACTCTCCTGTGCCAAATACCTGGCAGATGCCGGCCACACCCCCATCGTCGTGGAATCCAGGGATGTTCTCGGCGGCAAGGTGGCGGCCTGGAAAGATGAGGACGGCGACTGGTACGAGACCGGCCTGCACATCTTCTTCGGGGCTTACCCGAACATGCTGCAGCTGTTCAAGGAGCTGAACATCGAAGACCGGCTGCAGTGGAAGAGCCATTCGATGATCTTCAACCAGCAGGACGAACCAGGCACCTACAGCCGTTTTGATTTCCCCGATCTGCCGGCACCGGTCAATGGTGTGGCGGCGATCCTGGGCAACAACGACATGCTGAGCTGGCCGGAGAAGATCAGCTTTGGCCTGGGCCTTGTGCCTGCAATGCTCCGGGGTCAGGGGTACGTCGAGGAGTGCGACAAATACTCCTGGACCGAGTGGCTGCGGGTCCACAACATCCCAGAGCGGGTGAACGATGAGGTGTTCTTGGCGATGAGCAAGGCCCTGAATTTCATCGATCCCGATGAAATTTCTGCCACCGTTGTTCTCACAGCGCTCAATCGTTTCCTGCAGGAGAAGAACGGCTCCAAGATGGCGTTCCTGGATGGTGCACCGCCGGAGCGCCTTTGCCAGCCGGTGGTCGAACACATCGAATCACTGGGTGGTGAAGTGCACCTCGACAGCCCCCTGCGTGAGATCAAGCTCAATGCCGATGGTTCGGTGGCGGCCTTCCACATCGGTGGCGTGAAAGGCAAGGAAAGCTTCGATCTCACCGCTGATGCCTATGTCAGTGCCTTGCCGGTGGATCCTTTCAAGCTGCTGCTGCCTGAGCCCTGGAAGCAGATGGAGGTGTTCCAGAAGTTGGATGGCCTCCGGGGTGTCCCCGTGATCAACCTGCACCTCTGGTTTGATCGCAAGCTCACCGACATCGACCATCTGCTGTTCAGCCGCTCTCCCCTGCTCAGCGTGTATGCCGACATGAGCATCACCTGCCGAGAGTACGAAGACCCCGATAAGTCGATGCTTGAGCTGGTCTTTGCTCCCGCCAAAGACTGGATCGGCCGTCCCGACGAGCAGATCATCGAGGCCACCATGGGTGAGCTCAAGAAGCTGTTCCCGATTCACTTCAGTGGCGACAACCCCGCCACCCTGCGCAAATACAAGGTCGTGAAGACGCCGCTGTCCGTTTACAAGACTACCCCCGGTTGCCAGGAGCTGCGCCCGGATCAAACCACCCCGATCAAGAACTTCTTCCTTGCGGGCGACTACACCATGCAGCGCTATCTCGCCTCGATGGAGGGTGCTGTGCTCAGTGGCAAGCTCTGTGCCGGTGCGGTGGACCGCAAGACAGGCCAGCTGGCATCATCGACCTCTTCCAGTGAGCCTGTGACGGCCTGA
- a CDS encoding NAD(P)H-quinone oxidoreductase subunit M, which yields MADTLLKCTTRHVRLFTAALQEEDLVPSDDQLTLDLDPDNEFLWDAASLAKVQGRFKELVDAAAGGELSDYTLRRIGTDLEGFIRQLLQAGELSYNPDGRVQNFSMGLPRTPELL from the coding sequence TTGGCTGACACCCTTCTCAAGTGCACCACCCGCCACGTGCGCCTGTTCACAGCAGCACTTCAAGAGGAGGATTTGGTTCCTTCGGATGACCAGCTGACCTTGGATCTGGATCCCGACAACGAATTTCTCTGGGATGCCGCCAGCCTTGCCAAGGTGCAGGGACGCTTCAAGGAACTGGTGGATGCCGCAGCCGGCGGCGAACTGAGTGACTACACCCTGCGCCGCATCGGCACAGACCTAGAGGGATTCATCCGGCAACTGCTCCAGGCCGGAGAACTCAGCTACAACCCGGATGGCCGCGTGCAGAACTTCTCCATGGGCCTGCCCCGCACCCCTGAACTGTTGTGA
- a CDS encoding DUF3172 domain-containing protein, which produces MTGSRYDRGGRRPRDGRYDRVERDRYDAQPQGGYGRPPGPPPGGGGSQGGFQFSTLTVAVLAGVLVVGIGIGSAVTSTTTGDQGNIASSQQLDMAVPDPEFCRQWGASAFVMDIEMYTTLNPSSSFVTQPTLQPGCVIRRENWSVLRKEGAITAEQERECKQRMNTFAYIGSVRDKPVVRCVYQTDISENKFLTRGVADDAVGVTPEADQF; this is translated from the coding sequence GTGACCGGCTCGCGCTACGACCGCGGCGGCCGCCGACCGCGGGACGGCCGCTACGACCGCGTTGAGCGTGACCGCTATGACGCTCAGCCCCAGGGCGGATACGGCCGTCCTCCCGGCCCCCCACCAGGGGGTGGAGGCAGCCAGGGCGGCTTTCAATTCAGCACCCTCACCGTGGCCGTCCTGGCAGGGGTTCTCGTGGTGGGGATTGGCATCGGCAGCGCTGTCACCAGCACCACCACGGGCGACCAGGGAAACATCGCCAGCTCCCAGCAACTGGACATGGCCGTTCCTGACCCGGAGTTCTGCCGCCAGTGGGGGGCGAGCGCCTTCGTCATGGACATCGAGATGTACACGACGCTCAACCCCTCCAGCAGCTTTGTGACCCAGCCGACCCTGCAACCGGGTTGCGTGATCCGTCGGGAGAACTGGTCGGTGCTGCGCAAGGAGGGAGCCATCACCGCCGAACAGGAGCGTGAGTGCAAACAGCGGATGAACACCTTTGCCTACATCGGCTCCGTTCGGGACAAGCCCGTGGTGCGCTGCGTCTACCAAACCGACATCAGTGAGAACAAATTCCTCACCAGAGGCGTGGCAGATGACGCTGTGGGCGTCACACCAGAGGCCGATCAGTTCTGA
- a CDS encoding LysR family transcriptional regulator, with translation MADLPFTLDQLRILRAIVSEGSFKKAADSLYVTQPAVSLQIQNLEKQLEVSLFDRGGRKAQLTEAGHLLLSYCDRILSQCHEACRALDDLHNLKGGSLIVGASQTTGTYLMPRMIGLFRQKYPDVSVQLQVHSTRRTGWSVANGQIDLAIIGGELPAELNELLQVVPYASDELALVLPVKHPLARLAELTKEDLYRLGFVCLDAQSTTRKMVDQLLARSGLDVQRLRIDMELNSLEAIKNAVQAGLGAAFVPVVSIERELSAGTIHRPQVADLQVRRQLKLITHPARYCSRSSVAFRNDVLPVFASADSPIRQAAKVVPEAIGEQLVQN, from the coding sequence GTGGCCGATCTGCCGTTCACCCTCGACCAGCTGCGGATCCTTCGCGCGATTGTCAGTGAGGGCAGCTTCAAGAAAGCCGCCGACAGTCTTTACGTCACCCAGCCCGCCGTCAGCCTTCAGATCCAGAACCTGGAGAAGCAGCTGGAGGTGTCGCTGTTTGATCGCGGCGGGCGCAAGGCGCAGCTCACTGAAGCGGGCCATCTGCTGCTGAGTTACTGCGACCGGATCCTGAGCCAGTGCCACGAAGCCTGTCGGGCCCTGGATGATCTCCACAACCTCAAAGGTGGATCCCTGATCGTGGGGGCAAGTCAGACCACCGGCACCTATCTGATGCCCCGGATGATCGGCCTGTTCCGCCAGAAATATCCAGACGTCTCCGTCCAGCTCCAGGTCCACAGCACCCGCCGCACGGGCTGGAGTGTGGCCAACGGTCAGATCGACCTGGCGATCATCGGTGGTGAATTGCCAGCGGAACTCAATGAACTGCTGCAAGTGGTGCCCTACGCCAGTGATGAGCTGGCGCTGGTGCTGCCGGTGAAGCACCCCCTGGCCCGGCTGGCTGAACTCACCAAGGAAGACCTCTATCGCCTCGGCTTTGTCTGCCTCGATGCGCAATCCACCACCCGGAAGATGGTCGACCAGCTTCTGGCGCGTTCCGGCCTGGATGTGCAGCGCCTCCGCATCGATATGGAGCTGAATTCGCTGGAAGCCATCAAAAATGCTGTTCAGGCGGGCCTGGGCGCCGCCTTTGTTCCCGTGGTGTCGATCGAGCGGGAGTTGTCGGCGGGCACGATTCATCGGCCCCAGGTGGCTGATCTGCAGGTGCGGCGCCAGCTCAAGCTGATCACCCACCCCGCCCGCTACTGCTCACGCTCTTCGGTGGCCTTCCGCAATGACGTACTGCCCGTCTTTGCCAGTGCTGACAGCCCGATTCGCCAGGCAGCGAAGGTCGTGCCTGAAGCGATCGGGGAGCAACTTGTTCAGAACTGA
- a CDS encoding NnrU family protein produces the protein MASTHHSSVVMLVLLILFAVIHSGGAAMRSRAEDVIGARAWRLIFAAASIPSAVVVIGWFLAHRYDGVRLWNLQGVPGVIPIVWIGTAISFLFLYPATYNLLEIPAVLKPQVRLYATGIIRISRHPQAIGQILWCLTHALWIGSSFMLVTCVGLIGHHLFAVWHGDRRLKTRFGEAFDELKASTSIVPFAAVLDGRQQLQWQEFIRPAQLGIAIAVGVFWWAHRFIPTAAELMRNSALQNLLG, from the coding sequence ATGGCCTCCACCCACCACAGCAGCGTCGTGATGCTGGTGCTGCTAATCCTGTTTGCGGTGATTCACAGCGGTGGAGCTGCCATGCGCAGCCGGGCTGAGGACGTGATCGGAGCGAGGGCCTGGCGCCTGATCTTCGCGGCAGCCAGCATTCCCTCGGCCGTGGTGGTGATCGGCTGGTTCCTGGCCCATCGCTACGACGGGGTGCGGCTGTGGAATCTCCAGGGCGTGCCTGGGGTGATTCCGATCGTCTGGATCGGAACCGCCATCAGCTTTCTATTCCTTTATCCAGCCACCTACAACCTGCTGGAGATCCCTGCTGTGCTGAAACCACAGGTGCGTCTTTATGCCACGGGAATCATCCGCATCAGCCGCCATCCCCAGGCCATCGGGCAAATTCTCTGGTGCCTCACACACGCCCTCTGGATCGGCAGCAGTTTCATGTTGGTGACCTGCGTGGGCCTGATCGGCCATCACCTCTTCGCCGTCTGGCATGGCGACCGGCGCCTCAAGACCCGCTTCGGTGAGGCCTTTGATGAGCTCAAGGCCAGCACCTCGATCGTGCCGTTCGCTGCCGTTCTGGACGGACGCCAGCAGCTGCAGTGGCAGGAATTTATCCGTCCCGCGCAACTGGGCATCGCCATTGCCGTCGGCGTCTTCTGGTGGGCCCACCGCTTCATTCCGACGGCTGCCGAGTTGATGCGCAATTCAGCACTCCAGAACTTGCTGGGCTGA